The Rhipicephalus sanguineus isolate Rsan-2018 chromosome 7, BIME_Rsan_1.4, whole genome shotgun sequence genome includes a window with the following:
- the LOC119399070 gene encoding uncharacterized protein LOC119399070: protein MEASARTTVIVDNEMRVQVQGEEITPEEYHNEAGWTLAGERMSRLRRRAPASGMPDGSGGSQASPKSKFNKNVRASVIKAARMPAMPLEESKIVVRPRGGLDIVKTGTTTVATAILAAAKITSEESAADTICPNTQQNIMVVSTPNENNAARYATIHEISIQGKLYEVSAYRTAPHDTVKGVIKGIPTDANAEELDRNIVNERNPLAVGAKRIGSTTSAIVVFQGPKVPNFVRYGVTLIPCHLYRKQIDVCHQCGRVGHRKDVCPTPTIKTCLACGLANPKEDHSCTPKCKLCGGEHSTGGRERCRVCSALRAEQTRHPCPGRTVRSKQKNPALQPRAGPLPERTYWMMRG, encoded by the coding sequence ATGGAGGCGTCCGCTCGGACAACAGTGATCGTGGACAACGAAATGCGCGTTCAAGTTCAAGGAGAAGAAATAACACCAGAGGAGTACCACAACGAGGCCGGATGGACGCTCGCGGGGGAGCGTATGTCGAGGCTGCGCCGGCGGGCCCCCGCCAGTGGCATGCCCGACGGATCCGGCGGGAGTCAAGCAAGCCCGAAATCGAAATTCAACAAAAACGTGAGAGCCTCGGTCATCAAGGCCGCACGCATGCCAGCCATGCCGCTGGAAGAGAGCAAGATAGTCGTCAGACCCAGAGGGGGACTGGACATCGTCAAGACCGGCACCACCACCGTCGCCACGGCCATACTCGCCGCGGCCAAGATCACGAGCGAGGAAAGCGCGGCGGACACCATCTGCCCCAACACGCAACAGAATATTATGGTCGTCAGTACACCGAACGAAAACAACGCAGCAAGGTACGCTACAATCCATGAAATCTCTATTCAAGGCAAACTCTACGAAGTCAGCGCATATCGCACGGCACCTCACGACACCGTAAAAGGCGTCATCAAAGGCATCCCCACCGACGCGAACGCCGAAGAGCTCGATAGAAATATTGTCAACGAGAGGAACCCACTAGCAGTGGGCGCAAAGAGGATCGGCAGCACGACCTCCGCGATCGTGGTGTTCCAGGGACCCAAGGTACCGAACTTCGTCCGATACGGAGTCACCCTGATACCTTGCCACCTCTACAGGAAACAGATCGACGTTTGCCACCAGTGCGGCCGAGTGGGACACCGTAAGGACGTGTGCCCGACACCCACAATCAAGACGTGCCTGGCCTGCGGGCTCGCGAACCCCAAGGAAGACCATAGCTGTACCCCAAAATGTAAGCTGTGCGGGGGCGAACACTCGACCGGAGGCCGCGAGAGATGTCGTGTCTGTTCGGCGCTTCGCGCTGAGCAGACGCGGCACCCTTGTCCGGGTAGGACCGTtcgctcaaaacaaaaaaatccCGCTCTGCAACCCAGGGCGGGACCCTTACCGGAGCGGACGTACTGGATGATGAGGGGTTGA